One window of the Runella slithyformis DSM 19594 genome contains the following:
- a CDS encoding alpha/beta fold hydrolase encodes MSYLIKESNGYRYIDEGQGEVLLLLHGLFGALSNWDGVINYFKKDYRILIPMLPIYEMNPREAGLEALVTFTEGFVASHELKDMTLIGNSLGGHIAILYTLTHPEQIKRLVLTGSSGLFENGMGGSYPKRGSYEYIAERVAYTFYDPKVATKELIDEVFETTSSIPKCMSIVGIAKSAQRNNVAKDLHKIEAPTLLVWGLNDTITPPHVGHEFNRLISNSELHFIDQCCHAPMMEHPERFNELLDHFLVKNAIPELA; translated from the coding sequence ATGAGCTACTTGATAAAAGAATCTAATGGCTACCGGTACATTGATGAGGGGCAGGGAGAGGTATTATTATTGTTGCATGGTCTGTTTGGGGCGCTGAGCAATTGGGACGGTGTAATCAATTATTTTAAGAAAGATTACCGCATTCTGATTCCGATGCTCCCTATTTATGAGATGAATCCCCGGGAGGCCGGCTTGGAAGCATTGGTTACGTTTACGGAAGGATTTGTAGCGTCGCATGAATTGAAAGACATGACCCTGATCGGTAATTCATTGGGAGGGCATATTGCCATCCTGTATACCCTTACGCATCCTGAACAGATAAAGCGATTGGTGTTGACGGGAAGTTCCGGGTTGTTTGAAAACGGCATGGGCGGCTCGTATCCCAAACGCGGAAGTTATGAATATATAGCGGAGCGGGTTGCCTATACATTTTACGATCCCAAAGTGGCCACCAAAGAACTCATCGACGAAGTATTTGAAACTACCTCAAGCATTCCTAAATGCATGAGCATTGTCGGTATAGCCAAGTCAGCGCAGCGGAATAATGTTGCCAAAGATTTACATAAGATCGAAGCGCCTACTTTATTGGTGTGGGGATTGAATGATACGATCACCCCGCCACATGTCGGTCATGAGTTTAACAGGCTGATTTCCAATTCCGAATTACACTTCATTGATCAATGTTGCCACGCGCCCATGATGGAGCATCCTGAGCGCTTTAATGAATTGCTTGATCATTTTTTAGTTAAAAATGCTATTCCTGAATTAGCGTAG
- a CDS encoding DUF6265 family protein, with product MNLSTRFRSFIFLLSFLLTGLAGYSQSKTATLQDVAFMQGHWLGTFNGGPIEAFWAAPAGDNLTGFMRMMKEEKVTMYEMLVFEQTVDGPIVLVKHFKPGLIAVEEKEISDRYKFIEAKKGQALFEKQDGSVRIIYEKRSENQLVIQRGNQKDGKWVFADLFVFNRVK from the coding sequence ATGAATCTTTCTACACGCTTCCGTTCGTTCATTTTCCTGTTGTCTTTCCTACTTACCGGCTTGGCCGGGTATTCACAATCCAAAACGGCCACGCTGCAAGACGTGGCTTTTATGCAGGGGCATTGGCTCGGAACTTTCAACGGTGGGCCCATTGAAGCTTTTTGGGCGGCTCCCGCCGGCGACAATCTCACCGGATTCATGCGGATGATGAAAGAAGAAAAAGTGACCATGTACGAAATGCTGGTCTTTGAGCAGACGGTCGATGGCCCCATCGTTTTGGTGAAACATTTCAAGCCCGGCCTCATTGCGGTGGAAGAAAAGGAGATCTCTGATCGCTATAAATTTATCGAAGCCAAAAAAGGACAGGCTCTTTTTGAAAAACAGGACGGCTCAGTGCGCATTATTTACGAAAAACGCAGTGAAAACCAATTGGTTATCCAACGCGGCAACCAAAAAGACGGAAAATGGGTCTTTGCCGATCTGTTTGTGTTTAATCGGGTGAAGTAA
- a CDS encoding low molecular weight protein-tyrosine-phosphatase gives MINVLFVCLGNICRSPLAEGVFRELVAQQGLTDTISCDSAGTHGYHIGALPDRRARRVAADYGIQLTHCARKLSSDDFANFDYIVAMDESNLEHIQTQSYRSTGFYPEEGRIFRFRDFDDEADGTDVPDPYYEDMAAFENVYQIVSRCGERFLEYLVKEHKLV, from the coding sequence ATGATTAACGTTTTATTTGTTTGCCTCGGCAATATCTGCCGTTCTCCGCTTGCCGAAGGAGTTTTCAGAGAATTAGTTGCGCAACAGGGACTTACCGATACAATTTCCTGCGATTCGGCCGGTACGCACGGCTACCATATCGGTGCACTCCCCGACCGACGCGCCCGACGCGTTGCGGCCGATTACGGCATTCAGCTTACACATTGTGCCCGTAAACTATCCAGCGACGACTTTGCCAATTTTGACTACATCGTGGCCATGGATGAATCCAATTTGGAGCATATTCAAACCCAAAGCTATCGTTCTACCGGCTTTTATCCCGAAGAAGGTCGAATCTTCCGTTTTCGTGATTTTGACGATGAAGCGGATGGAACCGACGTGCCTGATCCTTACTATGAGGATATGGCCGCCTTTGAAAATGTGTATCAGATCGTGTCGCGCTGTGGAGAACGTTTTTTGGAATACTTGGTCAAAGAACATAAATTAGTATAA
- a CDS encoding phosphodiester glycosidase family protein has translation MKHLAFLLLLNLTAVCAQTPADSITIKQAKWTVEEIAKGIQWRKVHFQQKELFHANQSINLLELPVKSRRYRWAVVTADSLAKTDKTKGQLRPTSTLAKEHNALAAINAGFFDVKNGGSVDFIKVQGKVTDTTRINKGQKAAFHGQAAVVVQRHRLRILKGQPTVGWEYALSYPDVMLAGPLLLLNGTPEVLPKTAFNDNRHPRSCVCITNTKKVLLITVDGRSAESYGMNLAELTFLARQLGCRDALNLDGGGSTTLWIENKGVVNYPSDNKKFDHEGERAVSNVLVVKRK, from the coding sequence ATGAAACACCTTGCCTTTTTATTGTTACTAAACTTAACCGCTGTTTGCGCCCAAACCCCGGCCGATTCCATTACGATAAAACAGGCAAAATGGACCGTGGAAGAAATCGCCAAAGGGATTCAATGGCGAAAAGTCCATTTTCAACAAAAAGAACTTTTCCATGCCAACCAAAGCATCAACCTGTTGGAGCTCCCCGTCAAAAGCCGCCGCTACCGCTGGGCGGTGGTGACGGCCGACTCATTGGCGAAGACAGACAAGACCAAAGGACAACTGCGCCCCACAAGCACCCTGGCGAAGGAACACAACGCGTTGGCGGCCATCAACGCCGGTTTTTTTGACGTTAAAAACGGCGGCTCGGTCGACTTTATCAAAGTGCAGGGAAAGGTCACCGATACGACCCGAATCAACAAAGGCCAAAAAGCCGCTTTTCACGGTCAAGCCGCCGTGGTGGTCCAACGCCATCGGTTACGCATTCTGAAAGGGCAACCCACGGTAGGCTGGGAATACGCACTATCCTACCCTGATGTGATGCTTGCGGGACCGCTGCTACTTTTGAACGGCACGCCTGAAGTGCTGCCCAAAACTGCCTTCAACGACAATCGTCACCCGCGAAGCTGCGTCTGTATTACCAACACTAAAAAAGTGCTACTTATTACGGTAGACGGCCGATCGGCCGAATCCTACGGAATGAATTTGGCCGAATTAACCTTTTTGGCCCGCCAACTCGGTTGCCGCGATGCCCTTAACCTCGACGGCGGCGGTTCGACCACGTTATGGATCGAAAACAAGGGCGTAGTAAATTATCCCAGCGACAACAAAAAGTTTGACCACGAAGGCGAACGGGCCGTGAGTAATGTACTGGTGGTGAAGCGGAAGTGA
- a CDS encoding lysophospholipid acyltransferase family protein, protein MTTNRPLTRFSYLPKWLAWLDFLGLLERDPFGNSLFIKRIMISVIGWFTYWRFTVVNKTTIEGIEYLEDLPENGVLFLSNHQTYFADVISFYHIFSSVKWGFKSTIVPPLYLLAPRARSYYVAASETMKAGLVPKLFGLGGALTVERSWRAEGQNVKRERDTSAANKVAQALDHGWVVSFPQGTTSPYAPIRKGTAHLVLENKPIVVPVVINGFRRAFDKKGLKFKKRNTTLSVRFKAPIQFDDSMSVEEIVEWVRKAIEQDVPEKMVWMKKEE, encoded by the coding sequence ATGACCACCAACCGACCCCTTACTCGGTTCAGTTATCTTCCTAAATGGCTCGCTTGGCTGGATTTTTTAGGCCTGCTTGAGCGAGACCCCTTTGGTAATTCTCTGTTTATCAAACGAATAATGATCTCCGTGATCGGATGGTTTACGTATTGGCGGTTTACCGTTGTCAATAAAACCACCATTGAAGGAATTGAATACCTGGAAGATCTGCCCGAAAACGGTGTGTTGTTTCTATCCAATCACCAGACCTATTTTGCCGATGTCATTTCCTTCTACCATATTTTTTCAAGTGTGAAATGGGGATTCAAAAGTACCATTGTGCCTCCGCTGTACCTCTTAGCTCCCCGCGCGCGCAGTTATTACGTGGCAGCGAGCGAAACCATGAAGGCGGGGCTTGTTCCCAAGTTATTCGGTTTGGGCGGGGCATTGACCGTTGAACGCTCGTGGCGGGCTGAAGGACAAAATGTAAAGCGTGAAAGAGATACTTCTGCGGCCAACAAAGTAGCGCAGGCACTCGACCACGGTTGGGTGGTGAGCTTTCCGCAGGGAACCACAAGCCCGTATGCGCCGATCCGTAAAGGAACCGCCCATTTGGTGTTGGAAAACAAACCCATTGTCGTGCCCGTGGTCATCAACGGGTTTCGTCGGGCGTTCGATAAAAAAGGATTGAAGTTTAAAAAACGCAATACCACCCTGAGTGTTCGCTTCAAAGCGCCCATTCAGTTCGATGATTCAATGAGTGTAGAAGAAATTGTAGAATGGGTTCGCAAAGCTATCGAACAGGACGTTCCCGAAAAAATGGTGTGGATGAAGAAAGAAGAATAA
- a CDS encoding DUF4136 domain-containing protein, producing the protein MKKIIFATALAIAFAGCTTVKVNQSSANLAKYTSYAFMDPDVKAGKNPLYYNDIATQNVEAVVDNALLNKGLRKDESDPDMLIGYHFFVEQKTRTVTDPPMYGPYMGWGRWGWRGWAPGYWGWGRTRTETYQDGTLVVDIVDARSKKLVWRGSIENAVTSPSNITDRLPKEVDKILEKYPG; encoded by the coding sequence ATGAAAAAAATCATATTCGCAACCGCATTGGCCATTGCCTTTGCAGGTTGTACCACCGTAAAGGTCAATCAGTCAAGTGCTAATTTGGCCAAGTATACGTCGTACGCTTTTATGGACCCGGATGTGAAAGCGGGGAAAAATCCGTTGTACTACAATGACATCGCCACCCAAAATGTGGAAGCAGTTGTTGACAACGCACTCCTGAACAAAGGACTCAGAAAAGACGAGTCGGATCCCGATATGCTGATAGGTTACCATTTTTTTGTAGAACAGAAAACCAGAACCGTCACGGATCCTCCAATGTACGGTCCTTATATGGGATGGGGGCGCTGGGGCTGGCGCGGCTGGGCTCCCGGGTATTGGGGATGGGGACGCACCCGCACCGAAACCTATCAGGATGGTACGTTGGTAGTAGATATAGTAGATGCCCGATCCAAGAAACTGGTATGGCGAGGTTCCATCGAAAATGCCGTCACCAGTCCTTCCAACATCACTGACCGCCTCCCGAAAGAGGTAGACAAAATTTTGGAAAAATACCCGGGCTAA
- the mfd gene encoding transcription-repair coupling factor — MLTTQDFLKLYADDSLVQLIINQISGPQPHVQVKGLAGSLDAVLPAVVYQHLPRLCLLVANDREEASYFQNDLQNLLGREVLYYPTSYKRPYHYEEIENANVLMRAEILNKLNVSAPHDLMIVTYPEALFEKVINKRSLLSNTFSVKVGERLDAQFLREFLLGYDFEITDFVYEAGQFSVRGGIIDVFSYASEYPYRIELFGDEVESIRSFNPETQLSVETVNQVNIIPDIQNKLTLETRESFLNFLPSNALLWFKDVELTLEVIEECYEKAEKAFETVKGGDIQLVADPNTIFETRRGFLNHIKSFKTIEFGKRFYSPFTPKGENNLPLRGVWGAKPQPSFNKDYKRLIDDLSEHQHQGFTNVIAAESSKQLELLERIFEELDPYVRFRPMNISLREGYIDEQLKIVCYTDHQIFARFHKYHVKEKFSKSKALTLKELKSLKSGDYVTHVDYGIGRFAGMEKVDVGGREQEAIRLIYRDNDILFVSIHSLHKIAKYTGKEGTAVTMSKLGSPEWENKKSKVKRQLKDIAQELIALYAKRRSANGFAFSRDTYLQAELESSFLYEDTPDQAKSTQDVKEDMEKPHPMDRLVCGDVGFGKTEVAIRAAFKAVTDSKQVAVLVPTTILAMQHYKTFSERLTDFPARVEYINRFKTDKQIKEILKEVEAGRIDILIGTHRIVNKDIKFKDLGLLVIDEEQKFGVKVKDRLKELRVNIDVLTLTATPIPRTLHFSLMGARDLSVIGTPPPNRQPVTTEVHVFNEVFIRDAVSYELNRGGQVFFVHNRVNDIDTIGNIIMRLVPEARIGVAHGQMEGDKLEKVMMKFIEGEYDVLVSTNIIESGIDIPNANTIIINSAHYFGMSDLHQMRGRVGRSNRKAFCYLLTPQISHLTSDARKRLQTLEEFSELGDGFKVAMRDLDIRGAGNLLGAEQSGFVNDLGYEMYHKILDEAVQELKQTTFKDLFDLKEIAELVRTDCQIETDLAILIPDHYVKNISERLSLYTRLDNISSEDELSAFGDEVTDRFGPLPEEVKGLIEMVRIRWMAEALFMEKLTLKNSTLKGYFLTSGNDAFFQSDKFGHIIGHIQRNPRRFALKDLKNKLLVTCTDVKNVPEMRRILEELSIV; from the coding sequence ATGCTTACAACTCAGGATTTTCTTAAATTATACGCCGACGACAGTCTCGTTCAATTGATCATTAATCAGATTTCGGGCCCACAACCGCACGTTCAGGTCAAAGGGCTGGCGGGAAGTTTGGATGCCGTGCTGCCCGCCGTGGTGTATCAACATCTTCCGCGTCTGTGTCTTTTGGTAGCCAATGACCGCGAAGAAGCCTCTTACTTTCAGAATGATCTCCAAAACCTGTTGGGCAGGGAGGTGCTGTATTATCCGACTTCCTACAAACGACCGTACCATTACGAAGAAATCGAGAATGCAAACGTATTGATGCGGGCCGAAATCCTGAATAAACTTAACGTGAGTGCGCCGCACGACCTGATGATCGTGACGTATCCGGAAGCATTGTTTGAAAAAGTGATCAATAAGCGTTCGCTGTTGTCCAATACCTTTTCCGTTAAAGTCGGGGAGCGGTTGGATGCGCAGTTTTTGCGGGAATTTTTGTTGGGCTATGACTTTGAGATCACGGATTTTGTGTACGAAGCGGGGCAGTTTTCGGTGCGCGGCGGCATCATTGACGTGTTTTCGTATGCGAGTGAATATCCCTACCGGATCGAGCTGTTTGGCGATGAAGTGGAAAGCATTCGTTCGTTCAATCCCGAAACCCAACTTTCAGTCGAAACTGTCAACCAGGTCAATATCATTCCGGATATTCAGAATAAACTGACGCTCGAAACCCGCGAGTCATTTCTTAACTTTTTGCCTTCCAATGCTTTACTTTGGTTTAAAGACGTAGAGCTGACGCTGGAAGTCATTGAAGAATGTTATGAAAAAGCGGAAAAAGCATTTGAAACGGTTAAAGGCGGAGACATACAGTTGGTGGCCGACCCCAACACGATCTTTGAGACCCGGCGCGGTTTTCTCAATCATATCAAGTCGTTTAAAACGATAGAGTTCGGAAAACGATTTTACAGCCCCTTTACCCCCAAAGGGGAAAATAACCTTCCCCTTCGGGGGGTATGGGGGGCTAAACCCCAGCCTTCGTTTAACAAAGATTACAAACGCCTGATCGATGATCTATCCGAGCATCAGCATCAGGGATTTACCAACGTCATCGCGGCTGAATCATCCAAGCAGTTGGAGCTGTTGGAGCGTATCTTTGAAGAACTGGACCCCTATGTACGTTTTCGGCCCATGAATATTTCCCTGCGCGAAGGGTACATTGATGAACAGTTGAAGATCGTTTGCTATACCGATCACCAAATTTTTGCGCGTTTTCACAAATACCACGTCAAAGAAAAGTTCAGTAAGTCAAAAGCGCTGACCCTCAAAGAATTAAAGTCATTGAAGTCGGGCGATTACGTTACGCACGTAGACTATGGCATTGGACGTTTTGCGGGGATGGAAAAAGTGGATGTGGGCGGCCGGGAGCAGGAGGCGATTCGTCTCATTTACCGCGATAATGACATTCTGTTTGTGAGTATTCACAGCCTGCATAAAATTGCAAAATATACGGGCAAAGAAGGCACAGCTGTTACCATGAGCAAATTGGGCTCACCGGAATGGGAGAATAAGAAATCGAAGGTAAAACGCCAACTGAAAGACATTGCGCAGGAATTGATCGCGCTGTATGCCAAACGTCGCTCGGCCAATGGATTTGCCTTTTCCCGCGATACATATTTACAGGCCGAGTTGGAGTCCTCGTTTTTGTACGAAGATACGCCCGATCAGGCCAAATCGACCCAAGATGTCAAGGAAGACATGGAAAAACCGCACCCGATGGACCGTTTGGTGTGTGGAGATGTGGGTTTTGGGAAAACAGAGGTCGCCATTCGCGCGGCATTTAAGGCCGTCACCGACAGCAAACAGGTGGCAGTACTGGTACCGACGACCATTTTGGCCATGCAGCATTATAAAACCTTCAGCGAGCGTTTGACCGATTTCCCGGCGCGGGTCGAATACATCAACCGTTTCAAAACCGACAAACAGATCAAAGAAATTCTGAAAGAGGTAGAAGCGGGGAGGATCGATATTCTTATCGGCACACACCGCATTGTCAATAAAGACATTAAATTTAAGGATTTAGGATTATTGGTGATCGATGAAGAACAAAAGTTTGGCGTAAAGGTCAAAGACCGCCTGAAAGAATTGCGTGTCAATATCGACGTACTGACCCTGACGGCCACGCCCATTCCGCGCACCCTGCATTTCTCGCTCATGGGCGCACGCGACCTGTCGGTGATCGGTACACCGCCGCCTAACCGTCAGCCGGTGACGACAGAGGTACACGTCTTCAATGAAGTTTTTATCAGGGATGCCGTCAGCTATGAACTCAACCGGGGCGGCCAGGTATTTTTTGTGCATAATAGAGTCAATGACATTGATACCATCGGAAATATTATCATGCGATTGGTACCTGAAGCCCGTATCGGGGTAGCGCACGGCCAGATGGAAGGCGATAAGTTGGAAAAAGTCATGATGAAATTCATTGAAGGAGAGTACGATGTGCTTGTGAGTACCAATATTATTGAATCGGGCATTGACATTCCAAACGCCAACACCATCATTATCAACTCGGCGCATTATTTCGGCATGTCGGACCTGCACCAGATGCGGGGTCGGGTAGGGCGCAGCAACCGCAAAGCGTTCTGTTATTTATTGACCCCGCAGATTTCTCATTTGACCTCCGATGCCCGTAAGCGATTGCAGACGTTGGAAGAGTTTTCGGAGCTTGGCGACGGCTTTAAAGTAGCCATGCGCGACTTGGACATTCGTGGAGCCGGAAACCTGCTGGGGGCCGAACAAAGCGGTTTTGTCAATGACCTTGGGTATGAGATGTACCATAAGATTTTGGACGAAGCAGTGCAGGAACTGAAACAGACAACCTTCAAGGACCTGTTTGATTTGAAAGAGATCGCGGAGCTGGTCAGAACCGATTGCCAGATCGAAACCGACTTAGCCATTTTGATTCCGGATCATTACGTGAAAAATATTTCGGAGCGTTTGTCGTTATATACCCGTCTGGACAACATCAGTAGTGAAGATGAGTTAAGTGCGTTTGGTGATGAGGTGACAGACCGCTTCGGCCCGCTCCCTGAGGAAGTGAAAGGGTTAATAGAGATGGTAAGAATCAGGTGGATGGCCGAAGCGCTTTTTATGGAAAAATTGACCTTAAAGAATAGTACACTGAAAGGATACTTCCTGACCTCGGGCAACGATGCTTTCTTTCAGTCTGATAAATTCGGGCACATCATCGGCCACATCCAGCGAAATCCGCGCCGCTTTGCGCTGAAAGATCTCAAAAATAAACTGTTGGTTACCTGTACAGACGTGAAAAACGTCCCCGAAATGCGGAGGATTTTGGAAGAATTGTCCATCGTATAG
- a CDS encoding YcxB family protein codes for MAKVPVNKHQPVYQMPTSPLAVKTKKFALDKKKYVNIAMGQLWEQQKMWTLVPLGLLLVNAILGITGVYPNIWAYIVIILGALLYVGFWWVQFTGVTQLEQYKQLFDKYLYEIDSRQILVKTNPKEGGIMQWEQIKSAYRTKDAYVLMMARGQFLHFPHSVFNSEHDLRLFERILKQKNLLSEPKEIAK; via the coding sequence ATGGCAAAAGTTCCGGTAAACAAACACCAACCTGTCTATCAAATGCCGACTTCCCCTTTGGCGGTGAAGACCAAAAAATTTGCGTTAGATAAAAAAAAGTACGTCAACATTGCCATGGGCCAATTGTGGGAGCAGCAAAAAATGTGGACGCTGGTTCCTTTGGGCTTACTTCTGGTAAATGCCATTTTGGGAATTACGGGCGTGTATCCCAATATCTGGGCCTACATTGTCATCATTTTGGGCGCGCTGCTGTATGTTGGGTTTTGGTGGGTACAATTTACGGGTGTAACGCAGTTGGAACAATACAAACAACTGTTTGATAAGTATTTGTACGAAATCGACAGCCGTCAGATTTTGGTAAAAACCAATCCGAAAGAAGGCGGCATCATGCAGTGGGAGCAAATCAAAAGTGCGTACCGCACCAAAGATGCCTATGTGTTGATGATGGCACGCGGGCAATTCCTGCATTTTCCTCATTCTGTTTTTAACTCAGAACATGATCTTCGTCTGTTTGAGCGAATTTTAAAGCAGAAAAACCTACTGTCGGAGCCGAAGGAAATCGCAAAATAA
- the gpmI gene encoding 2,3-bisphosphoglycerate-independent phosphoglycerate mutase has translation MSQKVILIIMDGWGIAKIGEENRSAVIAANTPFYDRITEQYPHSKLEASGLAVGLPDGQMGNSEVGHTNLGAGRVVYQDLVKINLAVETGTLAQEPTLVEAFNYAKNNGKKVHFIGLVSDGGVHSHINHLKGLCTTAHQFGLEEVYVHAFTDGRDCDPKSGLGFLADLENHLSQTTGKIASVTGRFYAMDRDKRWERVAKAYNGMVHGIGQAAKDYEALLSLIQASYDANITDEFIEPIISVKEDGSPVATIAEGDVVLCFNFRTDRGREITEMLTQQDFPEQGTQKLSLYYLTLTNYDDAFVGVKVIYDKDNLENTLGEVIAKAGRTQIRIAETEKYPHVTFFFSGGREIPFDGEKRLLCPSPKDVKTYDLKPEMAAFDIRNAIIPEIEAETADFICLNFANPDMVGHTGVFEAVVKACETVDQCTEAVATAGMAHGYTSIIIADHGNSDYMRNDDGTPNTAHSTNLVPCIFVGNEYKGDPKDGKLADIAPTILALMDIPQPAEMTGVSLL, from the coding sequence ATGAGTCAAAAAGTCATTTTAATCATCATGGACGGTTGGGGCATCGCCAAGATCGGTGAGGAAAACCGTTCTGCCGTTATCGCTGCCAATACTCCCTTTTACGATCGCATTACAGAACAATATCCTCATAGTAAACTGGAAGCCAGCGGATTAGCCGTAGGGTTACCCGATGGACAAATGGGAAACTCAGAAGTAGGACATACCAATCTCGGTGCAGGTCGGGTGGTCTATCAGGACTTGGTAAAAATCAATTTAGCCGTTGAAACCGGGACATTAGCTCAGGAACCAACACTGGTAGAAGCATTCAATTACGCCAAAAACAACGGTAAAAAAGTACATTTCATCGGTTTGGTATCGGATGGAGGCGTCCACTCCCACATCAATCATTTAAAGGGACTTTGTACTACCGCCCATCAATTCGGACTGGAAGAAGTATACGTACACGCGTTTACAGACGGCCGCGACTGCGATCCTAAAAGCGGACTTGGCTTTTTGGCCGATCTGGAAAATCACTTGTCCCAAACAACGGGTAAAATTGCGAGTGTAACGGGCCGTTTTTACGCCATGGACCGGGATAAACGCTGGGAACGCGTCGCAAAAGCATACAATGGCATGGTGCATGGCATCGGTCAGGCTGCCAAAGACTACGAAGCCCTTCTTTCATTGATACAGGCATCGTATGATGCCAACATTACCGATGAATTTATCGAGCCTATCATCTCGGTCAAAGAAGACGGCTCTCCCGTGGCTACGATTGCCGAAGGAGATGTGGTACTTTGCTTTAACTTCCGTACCGACCGGGGTCGTGAGATCACCGAAATGCTGACCCAGCAGGATTTTCCGGAGCAAGGCACGCAGAAACTGAGTTTGTATTATCTGACCCTGACCAACTACGATGACGCATTTGTGGGTGTAAAAGTAATCTACGATAAAGATAATCTGGAAAATACACTCGGGGAAGTAATCGCCAAAGCGGGGAGAACGCAGATCCGCATTGCCGAAACCGAAAAATATCCTCACGTTACGTTCTTCTTTTCGGGAGGGCGGGAAATTCCCTTTGACGGTGAAAAAAGACTGCTGTGTCCTTCTCCCAAAGACGTAAAAACCTACGATCTGAAACCCGAAATGGCCGCTTTTGACATTCGTAACGCCATCATTCCGGAAATAGAAGCCGAAACCGCCGATTTTATCTGCCTCAACTTCGCCAACCCTGACATGGTTGGCCATACGGGGGTATTTGAAGCGGTGGTCAAAGCCTGCGAAACCGTAGATCAATGCACCGAAGCAGTGGCAACGGCGGGTATGGCACACGGATATACCTCCATCATTATTGCCGACCACGGGAACTCCGATTATATGCGCAACGACGACGGCACTCCCAATACCGCCCACAGCACCAACTTAGTTCCGTGTATATTTGTAGGAAATGAATATAAAGGAGATCCTAAAGACGGCAAATTGGCAGACATCGCCCCGACCATTTTGGCACTGATGGACATTCCACAGCCTGCCGAAATGACGGGTGTAAGCCTGCTGTAA
- a CDS encoding FtsB family cell division protein, giving the protein MNFLSRFRFLKNFYVAGSVGLLAWLLFFELNSIPDQIKNWWKLQRLEDQKEYYVEQIELLKKEQATTLGSDKLMEKYAREKYFMKKDSEEVFVLVDEKGEPFEK; this is encoded by the coding sequence ATGAATTTCCTATCACGCTTCCGATTCCTCAAAAACTTCTACGTTGCCGGTTCTGTCGGATTATTGGCCTGGTTGCTTTTTTTTGAGTTGAACAGTATTCCTGACCAAATCAAAAACTGGTGGAAATTGCAGCGATTGGAAGATCAAAAAGAATACTACGTAGAGCAAATTGAATTATTGAAGAAAGAACAGGCCACTACCCTCGGCAGTGATAAACTCATGGAAAAATACGCCCGTGAGAAGTACTTCATGAAAAAAGACAGCGAAGAAGTATTTGTGTTGGTAGATGAAAAAGGAGAGCCTTTTGAAAAATAG